From Solanum lycopersicum chromosome 8, SLM_r2.1, the proteins below share one genomic window:
- the LOC101260075 gene encoding polyphenol oxidase B, chloroplastic-like, whose translation MASSSILSLCATNIPSSFSNNTNSSFLSKPSQVFLHGRRSQSFNVSCNANNNSSEHEKNNVDDVVDRRNVLLGLGGLYSATNLAPLATAAPSPSPDFKSCSTTTITGGPAVKYTCCPPPLPKDTSTIPFYEFPPMNKLRMRSPAHLVDEEYIAKYNLAISRMKALDKTEPDKPLGFKQQANIHCAYCNGAYNIGGKELQVHNSWLFFPFHRWYLYFYERILGKLIDHPTFALPYWNWDNPKGMRLPPMFDREGTSLYDERRNPQVRNGTVMDLGTFGDTVDTTQLLLQTNNLILMYHQMVSNAPCPLLFFGGRYVLGTNIEAPGTIEKIPHIPVHIWTGTVRDVNAPKGKPKYGEDMGNFYSAGLDPVFYCHHGNVDRMWNEWKTLGGKRTDLVTEPDLMNSEFFFYDENKKPYLVKVGDCLDTKKMGYDYVKSPTPWRDFKPNKNYSSGKLDTSSVPPASKIFPIFKLDVNTSFSLDRPASLRTQVEKDNKEEILTFSYIKYDSREYIRFDVYLNADKNVKPEDLNQTEYAESYTSLPHTHKPGDDDHVSTATLQLAITELLKENGLEKEDKIVVTLVPRKGGEGLAIGCVEIALVDC comes from the exons ATGGCTTCTTCTTCTATTCTATCTTTGTGTGCTACCAATATTCCCTCTTCTTTCTCCAACAATACCAACTCATCTTTCTTATCAAAACCCTCTCAAGTTTTCCTCCACGGAAGGCGTAGTCAAAGTTTCAACGTCTCATGCAACGCTAATAACAACTCTAGCGAGCATGAGAAGAATAATGTTGACGATGTTGTTGATAGGAGAAATGTTCTTTTAGGGTTAGGAGGTCTTTATAGTGCTACTAATCTTGCACCATTAGCTACTGCTGCACCCTCACCATCACCTGATTTTAAATCGTGTAGTACAACCACTATAACTGGTGGTCCAGCAGTTAAATATACTTGTTGCCCTCCTCCTCTCCCCAAAGATACGAGCACCATTCCATTTTATGAGTTCCCTCCTATGAACAAGCTCCGTATGCGTTCCCCTGCTCATCTTGTTGATGAGGAGTATATTGCCAAGTACAATTTGGCAATTAGTCGAATGAAAGCTCTTGATAAGACGGAACCTGATAAACCTCTTGGGTTTAAGCAACAAGCTAATATAC ATTGTGCTTATTGTAACGGTGCTTATAACATTGGAGGCAAAGAGTTACAAGTTCATAACTCATGGCTTTTCTTCCCGTTCCATAGATGGTACTTATACTTTTACGAAAGAATATTGGGTAAACTGATTGATCATCCAACTTTTGCTTTACCCTATTGGAATTGGGATAATCCAAAAGGCATGCGTTTACCTCCCATGTTCGATCGTGAAGGGACTTCCCTTTACGATGAAAGGCGTAATCCACAAGTCCGTAATGGAACGGTTATGGATCTCGGTACTTTTGGAGACACAGTTGATACAACTCAACTCTTGTTGCAGACGAATAACTTAATTCTTATGTACCATCAAATGGTATCTAATGCTCCGTGTCCTCTCTTGTTCTTCGGTGGACGTTACGTTCTCGGGACTAACATTGAAGCCCCGGGAACCATTGAAAAAATCCCTCACATACCAGTCCACATTTGGACTGGTACAGTACGAGATGTAAATGCGCCTAAAGGTAAACCAAAATACGGTGAGGATATGGGTAATTTCTACTCAGCTGGTTTAGACCCGGTTTTCTATTGCCATCACGGCAATGTGGACCGAATGTGGAACGAATGGAAAACACTAGGAGGGAAAAGAACAGATCTAGTTACAGAACCAGATTTGATGAATTCAGAGTTCTTTTtctatgatgaaaataaaaaaccttACCTTGTGAAAGTCGGAGACTGTTTGGACACGAAGAAGATGGGATACGACTACGTAAAAAGCCCCACTCCATGGCGTGACTTCAAGCCAAACAAAAATTATTCATCTGGGAAACTAGACACAAGTTCAGTTCCACCAGCAAGCAAAATATTCCCAATTTTCAAACTAGATGTAAACACATCATTTTCCTTGGATAGACCGGCTTCATTGAGGACTCAAGTGGAGAAAGATAATAAAGAGGAGATTTTAACTTTCAGCTACATAAAATATGATAGCAGAGAGTATATAAGGTTCGATGTGTATCTAAACGCGGATAAGAATGTGAAACCAGAGGATCTTAACCAGACAGAGTATGCGGAAAGCTATACTAGCTTGCCGCATACTCATAAACCTGGTGATGATGATCATGTTTCCACTGCTACTTTACAGCTGGCAATAACAGAACTGTTGAAGGAAAATGGCTtggaaaaagaagataaaattgtGGTGACTTTGGTCCCAAGGAAAGGGGGCGAAGGTCTCGCCATTGGATGTGTGGAGATTGCGCTTGTGGATTGTTAA